The following coding sequences lie in one Rutidosis leptorrhynchoides isolate AG116_Rl617_1_P2 chromosome 4, CSIRO_AGI_Rlap_v1, whole genome shotgun sequence genomic window:
- the LOC139840127 gene encoding L-type lectin-domain containing receptor kinase V.9-like translates to MIPKDPKFAFHGMTFAITPSKSVIEASTSQHLGLFNRTNDGNASNHIVAIELDSFKNIELGDIDSNHIGLDINSIVSVFATTAGYYDQNGVFKNLTLASSQEIRAWVDYDGVTKHLNVTIVPVRMLKPLKPLISLQKDLSPFLLEEMYVGFTSATGVLVQTFYVVAWSFRINGEAQDIDLSNLPSLPIKKESNKKKKFGLAIGLCLGGLVVMGVSIWAFVLYRRRKRKFSEVLESWEVQYGPHRFTYKDLYTATKGFKESELLGKGGFGQVYKGVLPNIGTQVAVKKIWHESGQGMKEFVAEIATIGRLRHPNLVRLLGYCRRQDELFLVYDYMPNLSLDSLLFDPKSCVILTWKQRVKIILDVAEALAYLHEGWVEVIIHRDIKASNVLLDADLNAKLGDFGLARFGNNGSEAHTTHLAGTLGYIAPELARKGKATTATDVFAFGAFVLEVVCGRRPVQVLGRNEVTILLELVLDCWFKDELLKMVDPKLGDDYVIEELGLFLKVGLLCSHSSQSVRPSMSQVLKFLKGEEPLPEDFKSVLEIRDDYSGRSGDGLASPYFSQIQYDTAITESLVSSGR, encoded by the coding sequence ATGATACCAAAAGATCCAAAATTCGCGTTTCACGGCATGACGTTTGCGATTACGCCATCAAAATCAGTAATTGAAGCATCTACTTCTCAACATCTAGGGCTGTTTAATCGAACAAACGATGGAAATGCATCGAACCATATAGTCGCGATTGAACTCGATTCGTTTAAGAATATTGAGCTAGGTGATATAGATAGTAATCATATCGGTCTGGATATCAATAGTATCGTATCGGTTTTCGCAACAACGGCAGGTTATTATGATCAAAATGGTGTGTTTAAGAATTTAACTTTAGCTAGCTCACAAGAGATTAGGGCATGGGTTGATTATGATGGTGTTACAAAACATTTGAATGTAACAATTGTACCTGTACGTATGTTAAAACCCCTAAAACCCTTGATTTCTTTACAAAAGGACTTATCCCCATTTTTATTAGAAGAAATGTATGTAGGGTTTACTTCTGCAACTGGTGTTCTTGTTCAAACGTTTTATGTTGTTGCTTGGAGTTTTCGAATCAATGGTGAAGCCCAAGATATTGATTTGTCCAATCTTCCATCTTTACCTATCAAGAAAGAATCAAACAAAAAGAAAAAATTTGGTTTGGCAATTGGGTTGTGTTTAGGTGGACTAGTTGTAATGGGGGTGTCAATTTGGGCATTCGTTTTGTATCGAAGAAGAAAGCGTAAGTTTTCGGAAGTTTTAGAAAGTTGGGAGGTACAATATGGGCCACATAGGTTTACTTATAAAGATTTGTACACAGCAACAAAAGGGTTTAAAGAGAGTGAGTTGTTAGGGAAAGGCGGTTTTGGGCAGGTTTATAAAGGGGTTTTGCCTAATATAGGAACTCAGGTTGCAGTGAAAAAGATTTGGCATGAATCGGGTCAGGGAATGAAGGAATTTGTGGCCGAGATTGCTACAATTGGACGGTTAAGACACCCGAATTTGGTTAGACTCCTTGGGTATTGTAGAAGACAAGATGAATTGTTTCTTGTGTATGATTATATGCCAAATTTGAGCTTAGATAGTTTGTTGTTTGATCCGAAATCGTGTGTCATTTTAACGTGGAAACAAAGGGTTAAGATTATTCTAGATGTTGCGGAAGCTTTAGCTTATTTACACGAGGGATGGGTCGAGGTAATAATCCATAGGGATATTAAAGCGAGTAATGTGTTACTAGACGCAGATTTAAATGCCAAATTAGGCGATTTTGGGCTAGCGAGGTTTGGGAACAATGGGTCGGAAGCTCATACGACCCATTTGGCGGGAACTTTGGGCTACATTGCACCCGAGTTAGCTAGAAAAGGGAAAGCAACAACCGCTACCGATGTTTTCGCTTTTGGAGCATTTGTTTTGGAGGTTGTTTGTGGTCGACGGCCCGTTCAGGTGCTAGGGCGGAACGAAGTGACAATATTGTTGGAATTAGTGTTGGATTGCTGGTTTAAGGATGAGTTGTTGAAAATGGTTGATCCAAAACTTGGAGATGATTACGTTATCGAGGAGTTGGGTTTGTTTTTAAAGGTCGGGTTGCTTTGTTCGCATAGTTCTCAATCAGTGAGGCCAAGTATGTCACAAGTTTTGAAGTTTCTTAAAGGGGAAGAGCCATTGCCCGAAGATTTCAAAAGTGTGTTGGAGATACGAGACGATTACTCGGGTCGATCTGGTGACGGGCTGGCTAGTCCTTACTTCTCGCAAATACAGTATGATACAGCGATCACCGAATCGCTCGTCTCCTCGGGTCGTTGA
- the LOC139840339 gene encoding uncharacterized protein produces the protein MPVRIVESPAPSNSSGANPGQTCLQQCSLLSVGQAFSGTQNVSSPQKDEAWRVNVRIQGCDLSHGYLCGTMEALNVPMADTPVVTFWEGEIVDTKNYTFFTNKWKATSEVDIDHWTKFPSFSPLLSQVEVDGGKSLDLSNYQYIFMRWKEQYFVNVGADCGLTIAGFYYVCFSCVDGSINGYYYDPNSSPFQKLELKTTNEGRSGFCFSSYALQ, from the exons ATGCCTGTAAGAATTGTAGAATCTCCAGCACCTTCTAATTCCTCAG GTGCAAATCCTGGACAAACATGTCTTCAACAATGTTCACTTTTAAGTGTTGGACAG GCATTTTCAGGAACTCAGAATGTTTCAAGTCCCCAAAAAGATGAAGCATGGAGAGTTAACGTACGGATACAAGGCTGTGACCTCAGTCATGGATATCTCTGTGGCACCATGGAAGCACTAAATGTTCCTATGGCAGATACACCA GTGGTTACTTTTTGGGAGGGCGAAATTGTTGATACCAAGAATTATACGTTCTTCACCAACAAATGGAAAGCAAC GTCAGAAGTCGACATAGACCACTGGACAAAATTTCCATCTTTTTCGCCTCTTTTA AGCCAAGTGGAAGTTGATGGTGGAAAATCGTTGGACCTTAGTAACTATCAATATATATTTATG AGATGGAAAGAGCAATACTTTGTAAATGTTGGGGCTGATTGTGGGTTGACGATAGCAGGCTTTTACTATGTTTGCTTCTCTTGTGTGGATGGGTCAATAAATGGCTACTATTATGATCCAAATAGCAG CCCGTTTCAGAAGCTCGAGCTGAAaacaaccaacgaaggaagatcAGGTTTCTGCTTCTCGTCATATGCACTGCAATAA